The Hemibagrus wyckioides isolate EC202008001 linkage group LG15, SWU_Hwy_1.0, whole genome shotgun sequence genome window below encodes:
- the si:ch211-207e14.4 gene encoding interleukin-17 receptor D isoform X1, translating into MWQDRLSLLLSIIVLVIGEGLQTSFRPQNCTLQCVCQGSPGCEYCRISKDDVETTLGFTSAGLFAGCMPWLCHSFLGLQSPEVCQHYVHAPKNVTVEFVASPNPKYETVVVSWRPSQYGISFLRGFLVSLQPLGGTRTTCQLFLLQNNMSLSAVHAQRVYYSDPFTDLSLGTQYAVTVMALPVPEIWDKFYHSKLFFTRSCPEKNGLEHCKTDWYPRYIEVHQDNKDIVVTFNLAPKKLGIYRYFSSCYGGGSRSFELIQPDLSINSTHHTYRLLNLHTEINYTCEIAADIVDAVRKHFFVQVQHNVKEPSPLHKASVSLAILFSVGILLAAFLAVIFTIHWQKKQKKKAAKSEKTSDITEEYYDEYTEHQFIPVAKRTSPPRLLICYSSSDGSAHVRVVLQLATFVQMHMATEVHLDLWDALSLTEEGDFGWYCRKIKESDFVLIICSKGLNQRQHNQREVDERANTSLAIIAMIGEEIFRARSLGQDLSKYITAIFEYSEKSDIPTMLSLASHYTLPKDLALLFSHLHGVALQKPGAYLQIENISENGYSKLPAGAALLLAIQDARIFISGL; encoded by the exons ATGTGGCAAGACAGACTGTCTCTGTTGTTGTCGATTATTGTGCTTGTGATAGGCGAGGGATTACAGACATCTTTCAGACCTCAAAACTGtacactgcagtgtgtttgcCAG GGATCACCAGGATGCGAGTATTGCAGAATTAGTAAAGATGATGTTGAAACTACACTTGGATTCACTTCTGCTGGTCTCTTTGCAG GTTGTATGCCATGGCTGTGTCATTCTTTTTTAGGTCTGCAGAGTCCTGAGGTATGCCAGCACTATGTGCATGCCCCGAAGAATGTCACTGTTGAATTTGTGGCAAGTCCAAACCCTAAATATGAGACTGTTGTTGTGTCTTGGAGGCCTAGCCAATATG GTATTTCTTTTTTGCGTGGTTTCCTAGTTTCCCTCCAGCCTTTAGGAGGCACTCGGACCACATGTCAGCTCTTCCTTCTTCAAAACAATATGTCACTTTCTGCTGTGCATGCTCAAAGG GTGTATTACTCAGATCCTTTCACAGATCTCTCCCTGGGTACCCAGTATGCTGTGACTGTGATGGCCCTGCCAGTTCCTGAGATCTGGGACAAATTTTATCATAGCAAATTGTTCTTCACACGCT CATGTCCTGAGAAAAATGGCTTGGAGCACTGCAAAACAG ACTGGTATCCCAGATATATTGAGGTTCACCAGGACAACAAGGATATTGTTGTGACTTTTAACTTGGCACCTAAGAAGTTGGGGATCTATCGCTATTTTTCATCATGCTATGGAGGGGGCTCACGCAGCTTTGAACTTATTCAACCA GACTTGAGTATAAACAGCACTCATCATACATACCGTTTGCTGAATCTCCACACAGAAATCAACTATACCTGTGAG aTTGCAGCAGATATTGTGGATGCTGTAAGGAAGCATTTCTTTGTTCAAGTACAGCACAATGTAAAAG AGCCTTCACCCTTGCACAAGGCAAGTGTCTCATTAGCAATACTTTTCTCTGTGGGTATTCTACTAGCAGCCTTCTTAGCAGTCATCTTTACCATTCACTggcagaaaaaacaaaagaaaaaggcaGCAAAATCTGAGAAAACATCAG acATAACTGAAGAATATTATGATGAATATACAGAGCATCAGTTCATACCAGTAGCCAAGAGGACCAGTCCCCCTCGACTCCTGATTTGCTACTCAAGCAGTGATGGTTCTGCCCATGTAAGGGTTGTCTTACAATTGGCAACGTTTGTGCAAATGCACATGGCTACTGAG GTACATTTAGATCTGTGGGATGCCTTAAGTTTGACAGAGGAAGGAGATTTTGGGTGGTATTGCAGGAAGATAAAGGAGAGCGACTTTGTGCTCATCATCTGCTCCAAGGGTCTCAACCAGAGACAGCATAACCAGAGAGAAGTGGACGAAAGGGCAAATACTTCCCTAGCTATTATAGCCATGATTGGAGAAGAGATATTTCGTGCCAGATCTCTCGGCCAGGACCTCTCCAAATACATAACTGCTATTTTTGAGTATTCAGAGAAGTCAGACATCCCCACCATGTTAAGTTTGGCCTCTCATTATACTCTTCCAAAGGACTTGGCACTGCTCTTCTCCCATCTTCATGGAGTGGCTTTGCAAAAGCCAGGAGCTTATCTACAAATAGAAAACATCTCAGAAAATGGCTACTCTAAGCTCCCAGCTGGTGCAGCATTATTACTAGCTATTCAAGATGCAAGGATATTTATTTCTGGTTTGTAA
- the si:ch211-207e14.4 gene encoding interleukin-17 receptor D isoform X3, protein MPWLCHSFLGLQSPEVCQHYVHAPKNVTVEFVASPNPKYETVVVSWRPSQYGISFLRGFLVSLQPLGGTRTTCQLFLLQNNMSLSAVHAQRVYYSDPFTDLSLGTQYAVTVMALPVPEIWDKFYHSKLFFTRSCPEKNGLEHCKTDWYPRYIEVHQDNKDIVVTFNLAPKKLGIYRYFSSCYGGGSRSFELIQPDLSINSTHHTYRLLNLHTEINYTCEIAADIVDAVRKHFFVQVQHNVKEPSPLHKASVSLAILFSVGILLAAFLAVIFTIHWQKKQKKKAAKSEKTSDITEEYYDEYTEHQFIPVAKRTSPPRLLICYSSSDGSAHVRVVLQLATFVQMHMATEVHLDLWDALSLTEEGDFGWYCRKIKESDFVLIICSKGLNQRQHNQREVDERANTSLAIIAMIGEEIFRARSLGQDLSKYITAIFEYSEKSDIPTMLSLASHYTLPKDLALLFSHLHGVALQKPGAYLQIENISENGYSKLPAGAALLLAIQDARIFISGL, encoded by the exons ATGCCATGGCTGTGTCATTCTTTTTTAGGTCTGCAGAGTCCTGAGGTATGCCAGCACTATGTGCATGCCCCGAAGAATGTCACTGTTGAATTTGTGGCAAGTCCAAACCCTAAATATGAGACTGTTGTTGTGTCTTGGAGGCCTAGCCAATATG GTATTTCTTTTTTGCGTGGTTTCCTAGTTTCCCTCCAGCCTTTAGGAGGCACTCGGACCACATGTCAGCTCTTCCTTCTTCAAAACAATATGTCACTTTCTGCTGTGCATGCTCAAAGG GTGTATTACTCAGATCCTTTCACAGATCTCTCCCTGGGTACCCAGTATGCTGTGACTGTGATGGCCCTGCCAGTTCCTGAGATCTGGGACAAATTTTATCATAGCAAATTGTTCTTCACACGCT CATGTCCTGAGAAAAATGGCTTGGAGCACTGCAAAACAG ACTGGTATCCCAGATATATTGAGGTTCACCAGGACAACAAGGATATTGTTGTGACTTTTAACTTGGCACCTAAGAAGTTGGGGATCTATCGCTATTTTTCATCATGCTATGGAGGGGGCTCACGCAGCTTTGAACTTATTCAACCA GACTTGAGTATAAACAGCACTCATCATACATACCGTTTGCTGAATCTCCACACAGAAATCAACTATACCTGTGAG aTTGCAGCAGATATTGTGGATGCTGTAAGGAAGCATTTCTTTGTTCAAGTACAGCACAATGTAAAAG AGCCTTCACCCTTGCACAAGGCAAGTGTCTCATTAGCAATACTTTTCTCTGTGGGTATTCTACTAGCAGCCTTCTTAGCAGTCATCTTTACCATTCACTggcagaaaaaacaaaagaaaaaggcaGCAAAATCTGAGAAAACATCAG acATAACTGAAGAATATTATGATGAATATACAGAGCATCAGTTCATACCAGTAGCCAAGAGGACCAGTCCCCCTCGACTCCTGATTTGCTACTCAAGCAGTGATGGTTCTGCCCATGTAAGGGTTGTCTTACAATTGGCAACGTTTGTGCAAATGCACATGGCTACTGAG GTACATTTAGATCTGTGGGATGCCTTAAGTTTGACAGAGGAAGGAGATTTTGGGTGGTATTGCAGGAAGATAAAGGAGAGCGACTTTGTGCTCATCATCTGCTCCAAGGGTCTCAACCAGAGACAGCATAACCAGAGAGAAGTGGACGAAAGGGCAAATACTTCCCTAGCTATTATAGCCATGATTGGAGAAGAGATATTTCGTGCCAGATCTCTCGGCCAGGACCTCTCCAAATACATAACTGCTATTTTTGAGTATTCAGAGAAGTCAGACATCCCCACCATGTTAAGTTTGGCCTCTCATTATACTCTTCCAAAGGACTTGGCACTGCTCTTCTCCCATCTTCATGGAGTGGCTTTGCAAAAGCCAGGAGCTTATCTACAAATAGAAAACATCTCAGAAAATGGCTACTCTAAGCTCCCAGCTGGTGCAGCATTATTACTAGCTATTCAAGATGCAAGGATATTTATTTCTGGTTTGTAA
- the si:ch211-207e14.4 gene encoding interleukin-17 receptor D isoform X2: MWQDRLSLLLSIIVLVIGEGLQTSFRPQNCTLQCVCQGSPGCEYCRISKDDVETTLGFTSAGLFAGCMPWLCHSFLGLQSPEVCQHYVHAPKNVTVEFVASPNPKYETVVVSWRPSQYVSLQPLGGTRTTCQLFLLQNNMSLSAVHAQRVYYSDPFTDLSLGTQYAVTVMALPVPEIWDKFYHSKLFFTRSCPEKNGLEHCKTDWYPRYIEVHQDNKDIVVTFNLAPKKLGIYRYFSSCYGGGSRSFELIQPDLSINSTHHTYRLLNLHTEINYTCEIAADIVDAVRKHFFVQVQHNVKEPSPLHKASVSLAILFSVGILLAAFLAVIFTIHWQKKQKKKAAKSEKTSDITEEYYDEYTEHQFIPVAKRTSPPRLLICYSSSDGSAHVRVVLQLATFVQMHMATEVHLDLWDALSLTEEGDFGWYCRKIKESDFVLIICSKGLNQRQHNQREVDERANTSLAIIAMIGEEIFRARSLGQDLSKYITAIFEYSEKSDIPTMLSLASHYTLPKDLALLFSHLHGVALQKPGAYLQIENISENGYSKLPAGAALLLAIQDARIFISGL; encoded by the exons ATGTGGCAAGACAGACTGTCTCTGTTGTTGTCGATTATTGTGCTTGTGATAGGCGAGGGATTACAGACATCTTTCAGACCTCAAAACTGtacactgcagtgtgtttgcCAG GGATCACCAGGATGCGAGTATTGCAGAATTAGTAAAGATGATGTTGAAACTACACTTGGATTCACTTCTGCTGGTCTCTTTGCAG GTTGTATGCCATGGCTGTGTCATTCTTTTTTAGGTCTGCAGAGTCCTGAGGTATGCCAGCACTATGTGCATGCCCCGAAGAATGTCACTGTTGAATTTGTGGCAAGTCCAAACCCTAAATATGAGACTGTTGTTGTGTCTTGGAGGCCTAGCCAATATG TTTCCCTCCAGCCTTTAGGAGGCACTCGGACCACATGTCAGCTCTTCCTTCTTCAAAACAATATGTCACTTTCTGCTGTGCATGCTCAAAGG GTGTATTACTCAGATCCTTTCACAGATCTCTCCCTGGGTACCCAGTATGCTGTGACTGTGATGGCCCTGCCAGTTCCTGAGATCTGGGACAAATTTTATCATAGCAAATTGTTCTTCACACGCT CATGTCCTGAGAAAAATGGCTTGGAGCACTGCAAAACAG ACTGGTATCCCAGATATATTGAGGTTCACCAGGACAACAAGGATATTGTTGTGACTTTTAACTTGGCACCTAAGAAGTTGGGGATCTATCGCTATTTTTCATCATGCTATGGAGGGGGCTCACGCAGCTTTGAACTTATTCAACCA GACTTGAGTATAAACAGCACTCATCATACATACCGTTTGCTGAATCTCCACACAGAAATCAACTATACCTGTGAG aTTGCAGCAGATATTGTGGATGCTGTAAGGAAGCATTTCTTTGTTCAAGTACAGCACAATGTAAAAG AGCCTTCACCCTTGCACAAGGCAAGTGTCTCATTAGCAATACTTTTCTCTGTGGGTATTCTACTAGCAGCCTTCTTAGCAGTCATCTTTACCATTCACTggcagaaaaaacaaaagaaaaaggcaGCAAAATCTGAGAAAACATCAG acATAACTGAAGAATATTATGATGAATATACAGAGCATCAGTTCATACCAGTAGCCAAGAGGACCAGTCCCCCTCGACTCCTGATTTGCTACTCAAGCAGTGATGGTTCTGCCCATGTAAGGGTTGTCTTACAATTGGCAACGTTTGTGCAAATGCACATGGCTACTGAG GTACATTTAGATCTGTGGGATGCCTTAAGTTTGACAGAGGAAGGAGATTTTGGGTGGTATTGCAGGAAGATAAAGGAGAGCGACTTTGTGCTCATCATCTGCTCCAAGGGTCTCAACCAGAGACAGCATAACCAGAGAGAAGTGGACGAAAGGGCAAATACTTCCCTAGCTATTATAGCCATGATTGGAGAAGAGATATTTCGTGCCAGATCTCTCGGCCAGGACCTCTCCAAATACATAACTGCTATTTTTGAGTATTCAGAGAAGTCAGACATCCCCACCATGTTAAGTTTGGCCTCTCATTATACTCTTCCAAAGGACTTGGCACTGCTCTTCTCCCATCTTCATGGAGTGGCTTTGCAAAAGCCAGGAGCTTATCTACAAATAGAAAACATCTCAGAAAATGGCTACTCTAAGCTCCCAGCTGGTGCAGCATTATTACTAGCTATTCAAGATGCAAGGATATTTATTTCTGGTTTGTAA
- the fam50a gene encoding protein FAM50A has protein sequence MAQYKGAASEAGRAMQLMKKREREREQLEQLKQKIAEDNIVKSNIDKKFSAHYDAVEQELKSSTVGLVTLNDMKAKQEALVKEREKQLAKKEQSKELQLKLEKQKEKKRKEEQKRKIASLSFSPDEGEEEDEEKNEEDEDYTPVKKKKLGKNPDVDTSFLPDREREEEENRLREELRQEWERKQEKIKGEEIEITFSYWDGSGHRKTVKMKKGNTIQQFLQRALEVLRKDFSELRSAGVEQLMYIKEDLIIPHHHSFYDFIVTKARGKSGPLFSFDVHDDIRLVNDATVEKDESHAGKVVLRSWYEKNKHIFPASRWEPYDPEKKWDKYTIR, from the exons ATGGCGCAGTATAAAGGAGCGGCCAGCGAGGCGGGCAGAGCCATGCAGTTGATGAAAAAacgcgaaagagagagagagcaactgGAGCAGTTGAAACAAAAAATAGCAGAG GACAACATTGTGAAATCCAACATTGATAAAAAGTTCTCTGCTCACTATGATGCTGTTGAACAAGAGCTTAAGTCAAGTACTGTGG GACTGGTGACTTTGAATGACATGAAAGCAAAGCAGGAAGCCCTTGTAAAAGAACGAGAAAAGCAGCTGGCCAAGAAGGAGCAATCTAAGGAGCTACAGCT GAAATTAGAgaagcagaaagagaaaaagagaaaagaggaacAGAAGAGAAAAATTGCTAGTTTGTCTTTCAGTCCTGAtgaaggagaggaggaagatgaggaaaaGAATGAAGAGGATGAAGACT ATACCCCAGTTAAGAAAAAGAAGCTGGGGAAGAACCCTGATGTTGACACCAGCTTTCTTCCAGACAGGGAAAGAgag GAGGAGGAAAATCGCCTGAGGGAGGAGCTTAGACAAGAATGGGAGCGGAAGCAGGAGAAAATCAAGG GTGAAGAAATTGAAATCACTTTCAGTTATTGGGATGGATCTGGACACCGGAAAACAGTCAAG ATGAAGAAGGGTAATACTATTCAGCAGTTTCTTCAAAGAGCCCTGGAGGTTTTGAGAAAAGACTTCAGCGAGTTGAG GTCTGCTGGAGTGGAGCAGCTCATGTATATTAAGGAGGATTTAATCATCCCTCAT cacCACAGCTTCTATGACTTCATCGTGACAAAAGCTAGAGGCAAAAGTG GACCTCTTTTCAGTTTTGATGTTCATGATGATATCCGATTGGTAAATGATGCTACGGTTGAGAAAGATGAG tctcaTGCAGGAAAGGTGGTTCTGAGGAGCTggtatgaaaaaaacaaacacatatttCCTGCTAGCCGATGGGAGCCTTATGATCCTGAAAAAAAATGGGACAAATACACG ATTCGATGA